In candidate division KSB1 bacterium, the following proteins share a genomic window:
- a CDS encoding nucleotidyltransferase family protein → MKAFLLAAGVGSRLGALTEHTPKCLLPIGGRPLLDFWFEAFAAAGVTDVLINLHHLPDRVHQYLDRQPYPVRVRREFEPVLLGSAGTIRGHRDFVANDQSFLIVYADNFARVDLRRLMTFHREHRNPVLSLLAYETDEPTRCGILEFDSAERVVSFEEKPARPRTTFANAGIHVAAAELFDYLPAELPADLGFHVLPRLVGKMFGYVTNEYIQDIGTPLTYEKVQRDLAAQSN, encoded by the coding sequence GTGAAAGCATTTCTGCTCGCGGCCGGCGTCGGTAGTCGTCTCGGGGCGTTGACCGAGCACACGCCGAAGTGCCTGTTGCCGATCGGCGGACGACCGTTGCTCGATTTCTGGTTCGAGGCGTTCGCCGCCGCGGGTGTTACCGACGTACTGATCAACTTGCATCACCTGCCCGATCGCGTTCATCAGTACCTTGATCGACAGCCGTATCCTGTGCGCGTGCGGCGGGAATTCGAGCCGGTCCTGCTGGGGAGCGCCGGGACCATTCGGGGTCACCGGGACTTTGTGGCCAACGACCAGTCCTTCTTGATCGTGTACGCCGACAATTTCGCGCGCGTGGATCTGCGCCGGCTGATGACCTTTCATCGGGAACACCGCAATCCCGTGTTGTCCTTGCTGGCCTATGAGACCGACGAGCCGACCCGCTGCGGCATCCTTGAGTTTGACTCTGCTGAGCGTGTCGTCTCCTTCGAAGAGAAACCCGCGCGGCCCCGCACGACGTTCGCCAACGCCGGGATTCACGTTGCCGCGGCCGAGCTGTTTGACTATCTGCCCGCGGAACTCCCCGCCGATCTGGGGTTCCACGTCCTGCCGCGGCTCGTCGGCAAGATGTTCGGCTATGTGACCAACGAGTACATTCAGGACATCGGAACCCCTTTAACTTACGAGAAAGTGCAGCGGGATCTTGCCGCGCAAAGCAATTAG